CATTAGGCTTGCTTTGAAACATAAGGATGATTTGAGTGTTCTTGGATCGATTAGCAAATCAGTAGAGCTTTATGAAGGTCTTTCGGTTGGAGCTGTCTGGACAGTCTATCAAGCAGCAAAGCATCTTCGTATGTGTTTAGCTGGTTTAAAATTCATTTCTCCCTATATGAACGGAAGAGCTTAAAGAACGGAAGGGCTAACTAAAAGCTTTCTTGCTTCCGCGCTTCCACACTTTCTTTCATTGCTTTCCTTAAAATTAGCTGAACACATACTATTTCATTGCTTTCTTTAAATATTAGCTAAACACGTACGATATTTCTGTTTGTTAAACAATACATAATTATAAAATTTCGGGATTTAAGGTTTTAACTCTTATGTCTGAATCACAATTACCCCTCTTTTTCTTGTCTTGACATATTCCTTTATCTTCCATATACTGAAATAAAATTGGTTTTTTTGTTATGCTAAAACAAAAATGGTTTGCAAACTTTTCGGTTAACATGTAGTTAGGTTAAGGTTAGGAAGCCATTATGGAAGTTGGGTTAGGATGTTGGTGAAAAAGTGACTAACTTCCTAACCCTTAGACCAAACAGGCATCTTAACCCTAGCCCTTTAACAAAAGGGTTTGCTTGAAATTCAATTGATTTTTAGTATACTATAAAATGATATTTTTTAAAATAGCCCTTTTTTTCTATCTTCTTTCTGCCATCCTTTTCTTTATTAAAAAAAGATGGATTTTTTTTCCTATTGTTGGCTTAATTTTTCATATAACAGGCCTAGTTTTATATAGCCTTAAGTTAGGAAGGCCTCCATTTGCAAGCCTTTATGAGTCTATTCTTTTCTTTTCTCTATTGATAATTCTTTTCTTCCTCCTTTTTAAGCTTTGGGAGGTAGGTGGATATATCTTGCTGATTGCCTCTATTGGACTTTTTTATATTGTTTCTTCTCCATCTTCTCCTAGCCCTTTAATGCCAGCCTTAAGAAGCTTTTGGCTTCCTATTCATGTTGTCTTATGCTTTTTATCCTATACATTTTTTACACTAGGAGGGACATTAGGGCTAGGTTTTTTGATGGGAAAAGAATCTATATTTAAAACCCTCTTTGCCTTTGTTAAAGGAGGCTTTATCTTTCTTACATTTGGAATTATTACAGGCTCTATCTGGGCATACGATGCCTGGGGAAGGTATTGGGGATGGGATCCAAAAGAAGTTTGGGCATTGATTACCTGGCTATACTATAGCCTATTTTTCCATATAAGGCTTGTTGGAGCAGGTAAAAGGCTTCTTTCATATTTGGCTATAATTGGCATATTTGTTATACTTTTTACCTTCCTTGCTGTCAATTTCTTATTTTCTGGA
The DNA window shown above is from bacterium and carries:
- the ccsA gene encoding cytochrome c biogenesis protein CcsA, which gives rise to MIFFKIALFFYLLSAILFFIKKRWIFFPIVGLIFHITGLVLYSLKLGRPPFASLYESILFFSLLIILFFLLFKLWEVGGYILLIASIGLFYIVSSPSSPSPLMPALRSFWLPIHVVLCFLSYTFFTLGGTLGLGFLMGKESIFKTLFAFVKGGFIFLTFGIITGSIWAYDAWGRYWGWDPKEVWALITWLYYSLFFHIRLVGAGKRLLSYLAIIGIFVILFTFLAVNFLFSGLHSYL